A portion of the Acidisarcina polymorpha genome contains these proteins:
- a CDS encoding amidohydrolase family protein: MSRTRIDVHTHLIPPFWAEELKTHGGDPSGWGSPEWSPEQLLRFMDEEDIAVSVLSLTAPGVEGWKGDDRTEMTRRVNDYGANLMAQNPKRFGYFATLPLPDTDAALSEITRVYDELHVDGVTLHSNYDGIYISDPRFEPIWEELERRSATVFLHPTRPPMPVLPGAPSPLADYPADTTRSALDLVLKGHRKRFASTKVILSHGGGYLAFAATRFAELSASLSKDRDAEDFMTDIRSFYYDTALVAPSGLPSLLSVIPSEHIVFGTDYPYASEKVCKTFTANLDKSAAGKADLLQAINRNAAVMIPRFSSGVA; encoded by the coding sequence ATGTCGCGCACACGAATTGATGTTCACACTCATCTGATTCCGCCGTTCTGGGCAGAAGAACTTAAGACACATGGTGGAGATCCATCCGGATGGGGTTCTCCTGAATGGAGTCCTGAACAGCTCCTTCGCTTTATGGATGAAGAGGATATAGCTGTTTCTGTGCTTTCGCTCACGGCACCTGGTGTGGAGGGATGGAAGGGAGACGACCGAACCGAGATGACTCGTCGCGTCAATGATTATGGCGCAAACCTGATGGCGCAAAACCCGAAGAGATTCGGCTACTTCGCAACGCTTCCGTTGCCGGACACAGACGCCGCTCTTTCGGAGATAACGCGAGTCTACGATGAGCTTCACGTCGACGGCGTAACACTGCACAGTAATTACGATGGTATCTATATTTCCGACCCGCGCTTTGAGCCCATCTGGGAAGAGTTAGAGCGCCGCTCGGCGACCGTTTTCCTGCATCCCACACGCCCACCAATGCCCGTACTTCCAGGCGCGCCGAGTCCCCTTGCTGACTATCCAGCGGACACCACACGTTCTGCCCTCGATCTGGTCTTGAAGGGGCACCGCAAACGGTTCGCCTCGACGAAGGTCATCCTGTCTCATGGTGGAGGGTATCTTGCCTTTGCCGCGACTCGATTCGCGGAATTGAGTGCCTCTTTATCCAAAGACCGAGACGCGGAAGACTTTATGACTGACATTCGAAGCTTCTACTACGACACGGCTCTTGTCGCTCCAAGCGGTCTCCCGAGTCTCCTTAGTGTGATTCCTTCCGAACATATAGTCTTTGGCACAGACTACCCATATGCATCCGAAAAGGTATGTAAAACCTTCACCGCCAACCTTGACAAATCCGCAGCAGGTAAAGCGGATCTGCTTCAGGCTATCAACAGGAATGCCGCTGTCATGATCCCACGGTTCAGCTCAGGTGTTGCGTGA
- a CDS encoding thiamine pyrophosphate-dependent enzyme, producing the protein MFGAEHYDHYTFLVAASDFTKGGGVEHHESSDERVATMACGMPYAIAAQIAFPDRQVIAVIGDGGFTMLMGEIITAVAYNLPIKLVIIKNNTLGQIKWEQMVFQGNPEYQCDLFPIDFVALAEAVGAKGIRMDDPRTAGAKFDEALAMPGPVIIEAVVDQFTAMLPAKIKADQAIKFSEALAKGEPNRIRIALTAAKDTVRQIV; encoded by the coding sequence TTGTTCGGGGCTGAACATTATGACCACTACACGTTCTTGGTCGCCGCCAGCGACTTTACCAAGGGGGGAGGGGTGGAACATCATGAGTCAAGCGACGAACGGGTCGCCACCATGGCCTGTGGCATGCCTTACGCCATCGCCGCGCAAATAGCCTTCCCAGATCGTCAGGTCATCGCCGTGATCGGCGACGGTGGGTTCACGATGCTGATGGGGGAGATCATCACCGCTGTCGCTTATAACCTCCCCATCAAGCTCGTGATCATCAAGAACAATACGCTTGGCCAAATCAAGTGGGAACAGATGGTCTTCCAAGGCAATCCTGAGTATCAATGCGATCTCTTCCCGATCGACTTTGTGGCGCTTGCCGAAGCAGTTGGCGCAAAGGGAATCCGCATGGACGATCCACGGACGGCGGGCGCGAAGTTCGATGAAGCCCTTGCTATGCCTGGCCCCGTCATTATCGAGGCGGTCGTCGACCAATTCACCGCGATGCTTCCCGCAAAGATCAAGGCGGATCAAGCAATCAAGTTCTCCGAAGCCCTTGCAAAGGGTGAGCCAAACCGCATCAGGATCGCTCTCACCGCAGCGAAAGATACGGTTCGCCAGATCGTGTAA
- a CDS encoding ABC transporter substrate-binding protein, giving the protein MSLRKIVWVVLVATACAPTIAFAQNDSSGDRATVPERASIVNAQHRIVVVIGASTGLGLSYLPLTIMEEHRLLEKHAAALGINATMKFQHFPTSAPMYNALLSGKIAFASGGVTQLLTSWDKTRTDPNVQVKGVAALNAMPLYLVTSNPKAKTIADFTSKDRIALPAVRTSIEAVVLAMAAEKVFGSGHTNQVDPLTVSLGHPEAVQALLDGNSDVDAHVASAPFMYEELANPRIHKVLDSYEVLGGPHTHNAVWTTATFHDANPKIVAAFVGALQEALDEIRDDPAAAAAFYLHVENVRALSATQVEGIIRNPENEWTMTPKKFIDFATFMHRTGLISTKPTNWHELFFDDIKNLPGN; this is encoded by the coding sequence ATGTCATTGAGAAAAATCGTTTGGGTCGTACTTGTCGCAACCGCATGCGCGCCTACCATCGCATTTGCTCAAAACGACAGTTCTGGCGACCGCGCGACCGTGCCCGAGAGAGCGTCAATAGTCAACGCTCAACACAGAATTGTTGTCGTGATCGGCGCGTCAACGGGGCTCGGCCTCTCATATTTGCCGTTGACAATCATGGAAGAGCACAGACTACTGGAGAAACATGCGGCGGCGCTGGGGATCAACGCTACCATGAAGTTTCAGCACTTTCCGACCTCCGCGCCGATGTACAACGCGCTGTTGTCCGGCAAGATCGCTTTCGCATCGGGCGGCGTCACTCAGTTACTGACAAGCTGGGATAAGACGCGCACGGACCCAAATGTCCAAGTCAAGGGCGTCGCCGCATTAAACGCGATGCCGCTCTATCTTGTTACCTCGAACCCAAAAGCGAAGACGATTGCCGACTTCACGTCGAAGGATAGGATCGCGTTGCCTGCTGTGCGCACTTCGATCGAAGCAGTCGTGCTGGCGATGGCGGCAGAGAAGGTGTTTGGGAGCGGCCACACCAACCAGGTCGACCCACTCACCGTATCCCTCGGTCATCCGGAGGCAGTGCAGGCACTCCTCGACGGCAACTCGGACGTGGATGCTCATGTCGCCTCGGCGCCGTTCATGTATGAGGAATTAGCGAATCCCAGGATTCACAAAGTCCTCGACAGCTACGAGGTCCTCGGCGGCCCGCACACGCACAACGCCGTATGGACAACCGCCACGTTTCACGACGCGAATCCGAAGATAGTCGCGGCATTCGTCGGCGCACTTCAAGAGGCTCTTGATGAAATCAGGGATGATCCAGCCGCTGCGGCGGCTTTCTACCTTCATGTCGAGAACGTCAGGGCTTTGTCGGCTACGCAGGTAGAAGGGATCATTCGCAATCCGGAAAACGAGTGGACGATGACACCCAAAAAATTCATAGACTTCGCAACGTTCATGCACCGGACCGGGCTCATCTCGACGAAGCCGACCAACTGGCACGAATTGTTCTTTGACGACATCAAGAACTTACCCGGCAACTGA
- a CDS encoding DUF885 domain-containing protein, with product MDFSLNATAALLAMMIASANGHCQTTVVKLNKLADRFVDQQLQYDPTLSYSTGLPTRDHSRFRDRSPKALSMHDQEEREDLKALLALPIARLTQPDRVTYANLRERLESDLQLRVCRTELWNVNHFDGWQSELAEVAERQPVGSAEERKQALQRWGSMPEYLNVEIANLRLGLARGYSAPQSIVRRVIRQMDDLATMNPEQSVFYSPAKRSADATFQNAFRQLILNNINPALKSYRDFLQADYLPKAREGIAISDLPNGAVCYQAFLRSSTTLERTPQQIFDLGRKTVRENVAEIAKIGEAKYQSADLPTIVARIKSSPAEHFRSKEDLLGFSQQFLQRAKDMTAGKLITRMLQQDVVIRPLSAFEENAGVGSRFQGQPDPSKPAIFLIKLGDWQTETRSDAEIITVHEAVPGHYLQKTLARELQASTRLSKLIDNDAYAEGWARYAEAMGDEAKIYDTEDASVMRRLWPARGMVVDPGLHAFHWTRQEAVDYMVSSGHFSADAANDYVDRIAVMPGQLSSYDSGGLEIKALRTEAQLKLGARFDLRRFNRAVLDEGVVPLGELRAHLEAWIAEELSHE from the coding sequence ATGGACTTTAGTTTGAATGCCACAGCTGCACTGCTCGCCATGATGATCGCATCCGCGAATGGTCACTGCCAGACGACGGTCGTGAAGCTAAACAAACTCGCCGATCGCTTTGTAGATCAGCAACTGCAATATGATCCGACACTCTCGTATTCGACTGGCCTGCCCACCCGTGACCACAGCCGCTTTCGCGACCGAAGCCCCAAGGCGCTTTCGATGCACGACCAAGAAGAACGAGAGGATCTCAAAGCGCTTCTCGCTTTGCCAATCGCTAGATTGACTCAACCCGACCGTGTAACTTATGCAAATCTGCGTGAGCGCCTGGAGTCCGATCTCCAGCTTCGAGTATGCAGGACTGAGCTTTGGAACGTGAACCACTTTGACGGCTGGCAGTCCGAACTCGCGGAGGTGGCTGAAAGACAACCCGTGGGCTCAGCCGAGGAACGGAAGCAGGCTCTTCAACGTTGGGGCAGCATGCCAGAGTATTTGAATGTCGAAATTGCCAACCTTCGGCTAGGTCTTGCGCGAGGATACTCTGCGCCCCAGTCCATCGTGCGCAGAGTGATCCGGCAGATGGATGACCTAGCGACCATGAATCCGGAGCAATCGGTCTTCTACTCGCCTGCGAAACGCAGTGCAGATGCCACCTTTCAAAATGCATTCCGACAGCTCATCCTGAACAATATCAACCCGGCTTTGAAGTCGTACCGCGACTTCTTGCAAGCGGATTATCTGCCTAAGGCCAGGGAAGGCATCGCGATCTCCGATCTGCCTAATGGAGCCGTTTGCTACCAGGCGTTTCTTCGCTCCAGTACCACGCTTGAGCGAACCCCGCAGCAAATTTTCGATCTGGGTCGGAAGACAGTGCGCGAGAATGTAGCGGAGATTGCGAAGATCGGAGAGGCGAAGTACCAAAGCGCAGACCTTCCGACCATTGTGGCAAGGATAAAAAGCAGTCCCGCGGAACACTTCCGATCGAAAGAAGATCTGCTTGGGTTTTCGCAGCAGTTCCTGCAACGAGCAAAGGACATGACGGCCGGGAAACTCATCACCCGGATGCTACAACAAGACGTTGTTATTCGGCCGCTCTCAGCTTTCGAAGAAAATGCGGGTGTCGGATCTCGCTTTCAAGGACAGCCCGATCCTAGCAAACCCGCCATTTTTCTGATCAAGCTCGGTGACTGGCAAACCGAGACGCGCTCCGACGCGGAAATCATTACGGTACATGAAGCAGTACCTGGGCACTATTTACAAAAGACCCTGGCGCGTGAACTGCAAGCATCTACGCGCCTGTCGAAGCTCATCGACAATGACGCCTATGCAGAGGGCTGGGCACGTTATGCGGAGGCTATGGGCGACGAGGCCAAGATCTACGATACAGAGGACGCTTCCGTGATGCGGAGGTTGTGGCCGGCGCGCGGCATGGTCGTTGACCCTGGTCTCCATGCATTTCACTGGACACGACAGGAGGCAGTGGACTACATGGTCTCTTCAGGCCATTTCTCTGCGGACGCGGCCAACGATTATGTTGATCGCATCGCGGTGATGCCAGGCCAGCTTAGCTCGTACGATTCTGGTGGACTGGAAATAAAGGCGCTTCGGACCGAAGCGCAACTGAAGCTGGGAGCTCGCTTTGACCTGCGTCGCTTCAATCGGGCGGTGCTAGACGAGGGAGTTGTTCCACTTGGCGAACTGCGCGCCCATCTAGAGGCCTGGATAGCCGAAGAGCTCTCCCACGAGTGA
- a CDS encoding NADPH-dependent FMN reductase, which translates to MTQYRIAVLVGSLRKDSFNRQLANAIVNLAPSEFSFNQLEIGDLPLYNQDDDAHQAGPVKRLKAEIADAQGLLFVTAEYNRSIPGVLKNAIDHASRPYGQSAWAGKPAGLLGASISSIGTAMAQQHLRNVLAYLDVPTLGQPEAFIHAKDGLFDSAGNIGPDGKAFLQNWMNKYVAWIKEQIG; encoded by the coding sequence ATGACTCAATACCGAATCGCTGTGCTAGTCGGCAGTCTCCGCAAGGATTCATTCAATCGCCAATTAGCGAACGCGATTGTGAATCTGGCACCATCGGAATTCTCATTCAACCAGCTAGAGATCGGTGACTTGCCGCTCTATAACCAGGATGACGATGCACACCAGGCCGGCCCTGTGAAGCGCCTGAAGGCAGAGATCGCAGATGCCCAAGGTCTACTCTTCGTCACGGCTGAATACAACCGCTCTATCCCGGGCGTACTCAAGAACGCCATCGATCACGCTTCCCGCCCATATGGCCAGAGCGCATGGGCCGGTAAACCTGCCGGGCTGTTGGGTGCATCAATCAGTTCCATCGGGACGGCCATGGCGCAACAGCATTTGCGCAATGTTCTCGCCTACCTGGATGTGCCAACACTTGGTCAGCCGGAAGCATTCATTCATGCCAAAGACGGCTTGTTTGATAGCGCCGGAAATATTGGTCCCGATGGCAAGGCATTCCTGCAAAATTGGATGAATAAGTATGTCGCCTGGATAAAAGAACAGATCGGCTGA
- a CDS encoding KdsC family phosphatase has protein sequence MAEKSLIVPSAEILDRARKIKLFLMDVDGTLTDGALYLTSTLSEEDQTLSAVSETKAFNAKDGPGLSLAHAMGLKTGFITGRRSPAVSQRAKELHVTYVYLGQATKTDAYLDCMQKAGVSDEEIAYMGDDLPDIPLAERAGLAVCVADGAEELKAKCHYITSALGGRGTAREVVELILKAQGRWDAAVPLARA, from the coding sequence ATGGCTGAAAAATCACTAATAGTCCCGTCCGCAGAGATACTTGACCGTGCTCGCAAGATCAAACTCTTCCTGATGGACGTAGACGGAACTCTGACAGACGGTGCCCTTTACCTTACATCGACGTTATCCGAAGAAGACCAGACGCTGTCCGCGGTATCAGAGACAAAGGCCTTCAATGCGAAAGACGGCCCTGGGCTGTCCCTGGCCCACGCTATGGGGCTGAAAACCGGCTTCATTACAGGCCGTCGGTCTCCAGCCGTGTCCCAGCGCGCGAAAGAACTTCATGTGACTTACGTCTATCTTGGGCAGGCAACAAAAACCGACGCCTATCTCGATTGCATGCAGAAAGCTGGCGTAAGCGATGAGGAAATAGCGTATATGGGAGACGATCTCCCGGACATCCCTCTTGCTGAGCGAGCAGGTCTTGCGGTCTGTGTTGCGGATGGGGCGGAAGAGCTTAAGGCGAAGTGTCATTACATTACCTCTGCTCTTGGAGGACGTGGGACGGCGCGGGAAGTAGTTGAACTCATCCTTAAGGCCCAGGGCCGTTGGGATGCAGCCGTCCCCCTCGCCCGTGCGTAG
- a CDS encoding low affinity iron permease family protein: MSDSQRPMKSETPREVTSRTTNDWFGRLAAHTSSCLGSKWAFAGAGSIIVIWGATGPLFHFSDTWQLIINTGTTIVTFLMVFLIQNTQNRDAKAINLKLNELIRAIDKARNKMIDIENLSDLELDALQATYEKVRVAYVRHERTDGRIVP; this comes from the coding sequence ATGAGCGATTCTCAGCGACCGATGAAGAGCGAAACGCCACGTGAGGTTACGTCGCGCACCACAAATGATTGGTTCGGACGCCTTGCAGCGCACACCTCGAGCTGCCTTGGCTCGAAATGGGCCTTTGCTGGAGCAGGCTCAATCATCGTGATCTGGGGTGCCACTGGTCCTCTGTTCCACTTCTCAGACACTTGGCAACTCATCATCAATACGGGCACAACCATCGTTACGTTTCTGATGGTGTTCTTGATTCAGAACACGCAGAACCGTGACGCGAAGGCGATCAACCTCAAGCTCAACGAGCTGATCCGCGCTATCGACAAGGCTCGCAATAAGATGATCGATATCGAAAACCTGAGCGATCTTGAATTGGATGCGCTACAGGCCACTTACGAAAAGGTCAGAGTTGCCTACGTCCGGCACGAGCGCACAGACGGGAGAATTGTACCGTGA
- a CDS encoding TetR/AcrR family transcriptional regulator, with product MKRPKKALKRRHAGRPAASETDAHKELILDVATQVFLDKGFSAASMAEIAERAGASKGTLYALYPSKMELFIGLFRRRLAARISSSDREKMVLPDRPIEESLELIGMKFLSWVGSEEGSRWQRLVMSESERFPELGRLFWDSGPGIGARNLIQYLDAAAEKGFIEIRNAEEAANHFLGITLGVFYLRNSFGLPPIVTGDAQTRAWVRGAVAVYLDGYRTKLPTRSSKKRSVDGLSSRKGL from the coding sequence GTGAAGAGACCGAAGAAAGCTCTAAAAAGACGTCATGCAGGCCGCCCCGCCGCGAGTGAAACCGATGCGCATAAGGAACTCATCCTCGATGTGGCGACGCAGGTGTTTCTGGACAAAGGTTTTTCAGCCGCCAGCATGGCGGAGATTGCCGAGCGTGCCGGCGCCTCGAAAGGCACGCTGTATGCTCTTTACCCAAGTAAGATGGAGCTTTTCATAGGGCTCTTTCGCCGAAGGCTGGCGGCAAGAATCAGTTCGTCAGATCGCGAGAAGATGGTGCTGCCTGACCGCCCAATCGAGGAGTCCCTCGAGTTGATAGGCATGAAGTTTCTCAGCTGGGTAGGAAGCGAAGAAGGAAGCCGCTGGCAGCGTCTCGTCATGTCCGAGTCTGAGAGGTTTCCTGAACTCGGCCGATTGTTCTGGGACAGCGGGCCTGGGATCGGAGCCAGGAACCTAATCCAATACCTAGATGCGGCGGCTGAAAAGGGATTTATTGAAATTAGAAATGCCGAGGAAGCAGCCAATCACTTCTTGGGGATCACGTTGGGCGTTTTCTATCTCCGTAACAGTTTCGGTTTACCACCAATTGTGACTGGCGACGCACAAACTAGAGCGTGGGTCCGTGGTGCTGTTGCCGTATACCTGGACGGGTATCGGACAAAGCTGCCAACGAGGTCATCCAAGAAGCGTTCTGTCGATGGGCTTTCTTCGCGGAAAGGACTTTGA
- a CDS encoding response regulator, which translates to MNTAEIRIFVVDDEPIIARTLQVILRQDGFAVSSFKNPLELLEQLDEEMPHVVISDVMMPGLSGVDLAVQIKQRYPSCKILLFSGAASAAELLIKASGLGHQFRLLSKPVHPTDLLKNLREMTEA; encoded by the coding sequence ATGAACACTGCTGAGATTAGAATCTTCGTTGTGGATGACGAGCCTATCATCGCACGCACACTCCAGGTCATTCTTCGTCAGGACGGCTTTGCGGTCTCCTCTTTCAAGAATCCTTTGGAATTGTTAGAACAATTAGACGAGGAGATGCCTCACGTCGTGATCTCGGATGTGATGATGCCGGGGCTTTCTGGCGTTGACTTGGCTGTCCAGATCAAGCAGAGGTATCCGTCCTGCAAGATCCTGCTTTTCTCTGGCGCCGCCTCCGCAGCAGAACTGCTGATCAAGGCGAGCGGATTAGGACATCAATTCCGTCTTCTTTCTAAGCCCGTCCACCCAACGGACCTACTCAAGAACCTTCGAGAAATGACGGAGGCCTGA
- a CDS encoding alpha-amylase family protein: MTIDLWYKDAFIYCVSVGSYLDTNADGIGDFRGLMRRLSYLQGLGVTCIWLMPFQPSPGRDDGYDIADYYNVDPRYGTLGDFVEFTNACEQHGLRVLIDLVVNHTSDQHPWFQAACKSKDSSYRDWYVWSKTKPKNAESGVVFPGVQESTWTLDKTSGEYFFHRFYDFQPDLNTANPAVQAEILKIMGFWMQLGVAGFRMDAVPFVISTKGAEIETPIEQYDMLRVFSQFLSWRKGDAIVLAEANVLPGDDLNYFGDVGERLQMMFNFAVNQRLFYALASCDSRPLQEALTETKPRPSSAQWSHFLRNHDELDLGRLTDEQRATVFEAFAPDPTMQLYGRGIRRRLVPMLHGDRRRIELAYSLMFSMPGTPVLRYGDEIGMGDNLALPERTCARTPMQWTDEVNGGFTDHPHPKNPVIGGGPYGYEHVNVAAQRRDPDALMNWMERMIRMRKETPEVGWGDFDILPSGRNEILILRYKWRNSTLLTIHNLAGDPIEINFRPDPNPEAEPKPLINLISDDHSHPGADANHCILLEPYGYRWFRPKDLGFLRHLSDF; encoded by the coding sequence ATGACTATTGATCTTTGGTACAAAGATGCCTTTATCTATTGCGTCTCCGTAGGCAGCTACCTCGACACCAACGCCGACGGTATCGGGGATTTCCGCGGTCTAATGCGCCGGTTGAGTTACCTCCAAGGGCTCGGCGTCACTTGCATCTGGCTCATGCCGTTCCAACCTTCGCCGGGTAGGGACGACGGTTATGATATTGCGGATTACTACAATGTCGATCCCCGTTATGGCACACTCGGCGATTTTGTTGAGTTCACCAACGCCTGCGAACAGCACGGTCTTCGAGTTCTCATTGACCTGGTCGTCAATCACACCTCAGACCAGCACCCTTGGTTTCAAGCAGCTTGCAAAAGCAAAGATTCGTCCTATCGCGACTGGTACGTCTGGTCGAAGACCAAGCCGAAAAACGCGGAGTCCGGTGTGGTTTTTCCCGGCGTACAAGAGTCCACCTGGACCCTGGACAAAACATCCGGCGAATACTTCTTCCATCGCTTCTATGATTTTCAGCCCGATTTGAACACCGCCAACCCCGCGGTGCAGGCGGAAATTCTAAAGATCATGGGCTTCTGGATGCAGCTCGGCGTCGCAGGATTTCGCATGGACGCAGTTCCGTTTGTGATCTCAACCAAGGGCGCTGAAATCGAAACACCGATTGAGCAGTACGACATGCTTCGGGTGTTCTCCCAATTCCTCTCATGGCGCAAGGGAGATGCTATCGTGCTGGCCGAGGCGAACGTGCTACCCGGCGACGATCTTAATTACTTCGGCGATGTGGGGGAGCGTCTGCAAATGATGTTCAACTTCGCCGTCAATCAGCGCCTGTTTTACGCTCTAGCCAGTTGTGACAGCCGACCGCTCCAGGAGGCGCTTACCGAAACGAAGCCGCGTCCTTCCAGCGCACAATGGAGCCATTTCCTCCGCAATCACGACGAACTCGACTTGGGCCGCTTGACAGACGAGCAGCGAGCCACCGTCTTCGAGGCTTTTGCGCCCGACCCGACCATGCAGCTTTATGGCCGGGGCATCCGTCGTCGCCTGGTGCCGATGTTGCACGGCGATCGTCGTCGGATTGAACTTGCCTACAGCTTGATGTTCTCGATGCCCGGCACGCCCGTGCTGCGTTACGGCGACGAAATCGGAATGGGCGACAACCTGGCCCTTCCCGAGCGGACCTGCGCCCGCACTCCCATGCAGTGGACCGATGAGGTAAACGGCGGCTTCACCGACCATCCGCATCCCAAGAACCCGGTCATCGGCGGCGGCCCGTACGGCTACGAGCATGTAAATGTCGCAGCTCAGCGCCGCGATCCGGACGCCCTGATGAATTGGATGGAACGCATGATCCGGATGCGGAAGGAAACGCCTGAGGTTGGATGGGGCGACTTCGACATTCTGCCCAGTGGGCGAAATGAGATCCTGATCCTTCGCTACAAATGGCGCAACAGCACCCTTCTAACCATTCACAACCTGGCAGGTGATCCCATCGAGATCAACTTCCGTCCAGATCCGAATCCGGAAGCGGAGCCAAAACCATTGATCAACCTGATCTCCGATGACCATAGCCACCCTGGTGCAGATGCAAACCACTGTATTCTGCTCGAGCCGTACGGCTATCGTTGGTTCCGTCCGAAGGATCTCGGCTTCTTACGCCACCTCTCGGACTTTTGA
- a CDS encoding FAD-dependent monooxygenase, translated as MEQVLVIGAGPVGLTCAAKLARYGVHVRIIDRSPHQSTESKALAIWSRTLELMDRMGCTPAFLENGLHCHGASFHNGKTVLGHHRFDNVASPYNFGLMIPQVDTERLLIEHLQSFGVTVERQVELTLFGEAPDHVEARLKHADGHEEAVQTSWLIGCDGAHSTLRNGLGFSFEGVTDPSDWLLADIRLEGDHQTPSDQIAAFLHPDGPFALFPMAKGRTRIIAGFSKSSGGKSKPNPTLQDVQDLTDKRVGRGWLVTDPVWLANFYINERKVSEYSKGRIFLAGDAAHIHSPAGGQGMNTGMQDSINLAWKLALVVREEASPRLLDTYTPERSEVGAKVLHNATLMTELGTLKSPIAQATRDAVMRFMFGFHSVQEREATSFTEIELDYSQGLLTVGARAGGRFSPRYYDGPPPGIGNKPRFVLFTSDYEQGAAFASRFPGLLDPTPRISPDRKRLLLVRPDGYVGLSATDNDWAAAEEYLRQLVITG; from the coding sequence ATGGAACAGGTACTAGTCATAGGCGCGGGGCCAGTGGGTCTTACATGCGCGGCCAAGCTTGCGAGATATGGGGTGCACGTGCGGATCATTGACAGAAGCCCGCACCAATCCACTGAATCTAAAGCTCTCGCCATCTGGAGCCGCACGCTTGAGTTGATGGACCGGATGGGCTGCACACCCGCTTTTCTCGAGAATGGTCTTCATTGTCACGGTGCCTCCTTCCATAACGGCAAGACTGTTCTGGGGCATCACAGGTTTGATAATGTCGCAAGTCCCTACAACTTCGGTCTTATGATCCCCCAAGTCGACACGGAACGACTTCTGATCGAGCACCTTCAGTCTTTTGGGGTCACGGTGGAGCGACAAGTAGAGCTGACCCTCTTCGGGGAGGCGCCGGACCACGTAGAAGCGCGGCTGAAGCATGCTGACGGTCATGAGGAGGCTGTGCAGACGTCATGGTTGATTGGCTGTGACGGTGCGCATAGCACGCTGCGGAATGGATTGGGTTTTTCATTCGAAGGCGTGACCGACCCTAGCGACTGGCTGCTTGCCGACATCCGCCTGGAGGGCGATCATCAAACGCCAAGCGATCAAATCGCAGCGTTCCTGCATCCCGATGGACCGTTTGCTTTGTTTCCAATGGCCAAAGGACGAACGCGGATCATTGCCGGTTTTTCCAAGTCATCGGGGGGCAAATCCAAGCCGAATCCGACATTGCAAGACGTACAAGACTTGACAGATAAGCGCGTAGGACGCGGCTGGCTCGTGACCGATCCCGTCTGGCTGGCCAACTTCTACATCAATGAACGCAAAGTGTCTGAATACTCGAAAGGGCGCATTTTTCTGGCCGGCGACGCCGCTCACATACACAGTCCTGCGGGCGGCCAGGGCATGAACACCGGTATGCAGGACTCAATCAATTTGGCCTGGAAGTTGGCGTTGGTTGTCCGGGAAGAGGCGTCTCCTCGATTGCTCGATACTTACACACCGGAACGGAGCGAGGTCGGCGCAAAGGTCCTGCATAATGCCACACTAATGACGGAACTGGGCACGCTCAAAAGCCCGATTGCACAGGCTACGCGTGATGCGGTCATGCGCTTCATGTTCGGCTTTCACAGCGTACAGGAGCGGGAGGCGACGTCCTTTACCGAAATTGAGCTCGATTACAGCCAAGGCCTCCTGACGGTCGGCGCTCGTGCGGGCGGACGCTTCTCGCCGCGATACTATGATGGTCCGCCTCCGGGAATAGGGAACAAACCTCGTTTTGTTCTGTTCACGTCCGACTATGAGCAGGGAGCGGCATTTGCATCCCGCTTTCCCGGCCTGCTAGACCCGACACCGCGCATATCCCCTGATCGGAAGAGGCTGCTGTTGGTCAGGCCCGATGGCTATGTCGGCCTGTCCGCGACGGACAACGATTGGGCGGCTGCTGAAGAATATCTCCGCCAGCTGGTAATCACAGGGTAG